One segment of Niabella beijingensis DNA contains the following:
- a CDS encoding response regulator transcription factor, which yields MNMTTIHVAVFDDNAYRRDSLSMLINASPRMTCTGTFFDCSNVITDVRKADPDVVLMDIDMPNVNGIEGVKIIKVNFPRIQVLMQTVYEDDNKIFASICAGASGYILKKSPPAQLIQAIEDVYNGDAAMTASIAKKVLTAFQKNVFFENNEEVELTGREKEILNLLVKGYTRKMVASACNLSIHTVNTHIKNVYEKLQVNSVSEAVVKALNQKLL from the coding sequence ATGAATATGACAACCATACACGTGGCTGTTTTTGATGATAATGCCTACCGGAGAGATAGCTTAAGTATGCTGATCAATGCGTCGCCCCGTATGACCTGCACCGGAACTTTTTTCGATTGCAGTAACGTCATTACGGATGTCCGCAAAGCCGATCCGGATGTGGTATTAATGGACATCGACATGCCCAATGTAAACGGCATTGAGGGGGTAAAGATCATCAAGGTAAATTTTCCCCGGATCCAGGTGCTGATGCAAACGGTGTATGAAGATGACAACAAGATCTTTGCGTCTATTTGCGCGGGGGCATCGGGTTATATTCTGAAAAAATCACCTCCGGCCCAGTTGATCCAGGCCATTGAGGATGTTTATAACGGCGATGCGGCAATGACCGCCTCTATTGCCAAAAAGGTATTAACTGCTTTCCAGAAAAACGTCTTTTTTGAAAACAACGAGGAAGTAGAGCTTACCGGCAGGGAAAAAGAGATCCTGAACCTGCTGGTGAAGGGATACACCCGTAAGATGGTAGCTTCGGCCTGCAACCTGAGCATCCATACCGTAAATACACATATTAAGAATGTGTATGAAAAACTACAGGTGAACTCCGTTTCAGAAGCTGTTGTAAAAGCGCTGAATCAGAAGCTCCTATAA